The Homo sapiens chromosome 6 genomic scaffold, GRCh38.p14 alternate locus group ALT_REF_LOCI_6 HSCHR6_MHC_QBL_CTG1 nucleotide sequence TATCTTAGTCTTCATTTATCCAAATGTTAACTCAAGGATGTATATAAAAGAACTCAGTAACTTGAAAAGCTATTACTTGTATCCACAGCTGGACAAATATCTCAATGAAGCATACAAAGGAAACTGTATAAAAATTCTACTGCCATAATGGTGCACACTATCTGGAATTGGGATACTTTTTTCTCCAATCTGTTTGCAAGTGAGCAGTTGGCAATGCATGGACAGACTTTGAGTTTATGCGATTCTTTCTTTAGGTACAGGAAAAATAAGAATGTTgatgaaaaaaaatgcaagttttgAAGACTTCTTTATTCTACTTGGATTTTCTAACTGGCCTCATCTGGAAGTAGTTCTCTTTGTGGTTATCTTGATCTTCTACTTGATAACACTGATAGGAAACCTGTTCATCATCATCCTGTCATACCTGGACTCCCATCTCCACActcccatgtacttcttcctttcaaatctCTCATTTCTGGATCTCTGCTACACCACCAGCTCTATCCCTCAGTTGCTGGTGAATCTCTGGGGCCCGGAAAAGACCATCTCTTATGCTGGTTGTACAGTTCAACTTTACTTTGTTCTCGCACTGGGAACCGCAGAGTGTGTCCTACTGGTGGTGATGTCCTATGATCGTTATGCAGCTGTGTGTAGACCTTTGCATTACACTGTCCTCATGCACCCTCGTTTCTGCCGCTTGTTGGCTGCGGCTTCTTGGGTAAGTGGTTTTACAACCTCAGCACTTCATTCCTCCTTTACTTTCTGGATACCCCTATGTAGACATCGCCTAGTGGATCACTTCTTCTGTGAAGCTCCAGCACTTCTGCGATTATCATGTGTTGATACCTAGGCAAATGAGCTGACCCTCATGGTCATGAGCTCCATTTTTGTTCTCATACCTCTCATCCTCATCCTCACTTCCTATGGTGCCATTGCCCGGGCTGTACTGAGCATGCAATCAACCACTGGGCTTCAGAAAGTGCTTAGGACATGTGGAGCCCATCTTATGGttgtatctctctttttcattCCAGTCATGTGCATGTATCTCCAGCCACCATCAGAAAATTCTCAAGATCAAGGCAAGTTCATTGccctcttttacactgttgtcaCACCTAGTCTTAACCCTCTAATCTACACTTTCAGAAACAAGGATGTAAGAGGGGCAGTGAAGAGACTAATGGGGTGGGAATGGGGGATGTGACAGGGAAATCATGTTGGCTGTTGTTTTTCCTAGGGTCTTATCCATTTTGAAAGGTTGTTTCCCtgcttctttgtgatttgtgtttCATCTAACAGCTCACAAAACATGGAATAGTTCAGTTCCCCCATTTGTTGCTCTGTTTAATATTTAGTTCTGAAATATTATGTTGAGATAAAGGTTTTGATTAGTaccattttgttcttttacaatTCTATATTTATTTCCATGAAAATTGTGGACTGTGGTTTcaacataaataaatgtgtgtgtgaataaTTATGaggagattatttaaaaaatattggcaaTATTTCTGACAATGTGCTAAATTATGAACTGACCATTGATATGTATAGGAAGAGAAGGGCAATATTGCAAAGATGTAGGCTGAAGAAGTTTTTGGTTATTAAATAAACCTTAAATGAAGCTAAAAATAGtcacagcaaagaaaaatagtaaacataATGAATAACACCATTTATTATATGGTAAAGGATATGTCATAATTTTTTGGTTGAAGTTCACTTTTTAAAGAcactaaattatataatttatcctGTAGGTCTGCATTCTTGTCACATTGAACAGTAAACTAATATCTCTTTAAAATGGCTGATTCGTTCATCTGTCCATTTATTCATTAACTTATTCTTCATTAGCTAAATCTTACTGGACATGTACTCTCTCCCAGTTTGTGAAATTCTTGGTAACATGTATAAATATAACATACTTTGTCTGAACAGAATGCACTCTCTATCGGGAAAAATGGCAACATAAGATAAAAGATGAAGTATCTGTACATGGCTTAATTTGTCACTGGGGTTAATGCTAATAAATTAagatagcttttaaaaatcagaaacaatatACTCTGATTACTCTTCAGATTGTATacatctttcactttttaaaaatcgaaAGCAAAACAATAAGTTTGATAATAAACTCTGATAATAAATTCATAGCTCCTGTAGGAAGACAGTGCtattaaatgaaacaaagcagAATATGTGCTTAATTTGCTTTAGTTGGCCTAGTTAATGACATATTAAAGATAGCTTAAAACTCTTAACATCCTTGTTCTTTGCTGAATagcattattaaaaaaatttctttattttgattttattttttccagctttactgaggcacaaataaaataacatatatttaatgtgcacaatgtgattatatataaatcaaaccaaattgtgaaattattaccacagtcaaattaacacatccatcatctcacatcGTTACTGTGTgtagggggagcggggagggtCAGGACACTTAAGATCTAATCTctaagcaaatttcaagtatacagtacagtattattaactatagtcaccataatctacattagatctccagaatgTATTCATCTTATGACAGAAAGTTTGTACAATTTGGCTGTCTCTCCACTTCCCACCCTCCAGCccatggcaaccaccattctattctctgcttctatgggttcagtttttttatttttttgatacacggtctcactctgtcacacaggctggagtgcagtggtgcgatcttggctcactgcaacctctgcctcccggcttcaagcaactctcctgcctcagcctccccagtagctgggactacaggcacccgccaccacgcccagctaatttttgtattttagtagaaactagttctcaccatgttggccaggctggtcttgaacccctgacctgaaatgatccacctgccttggcctcccaaagtgctgggatgacaggcgtgagccactgttcctatccgagttcaatttttttagattccacatgtaagtgttATCATAcatcttttgtctttctgtgtgtggtttatttcacttagcacaatatcctccagttcatccatgttataacaaatggcaggattttctttttattggctgaataatatt carries:
- the OR2J1 gene encoding olfactory receptor 2J1 (The RefSeq protein has 3 substitutions compared to this genomic sequence), producing the protein MLMKKNASFEDFFLLLGFSNWPHLEVVLFVVILIFYLITLIGNLFIIILSYLDSHLHTPMYFFLSNLSFLDLCYTTSSIPQLLVNLWGPEKTISYAGCTVQLYFVLALGTAECVLLVVMSYDRYAAVCRPLHYTVLMHPRFCRLLAAASWVSGFTTSALHSSFTFWIPLCRHRLVDHFFCEVPALLRLSCVDTQANELTLMVMSSIFVLIPLILILTSYGAIARAVLSMQSTTGLQKVLRTCGAHLMVVSLFFIPVMCMYLQPPSENSQDQGKFIALFYTVVTPSLNPLIYTFRNKDVRGAVKRLMGWEWGM